A window of the Aquimarina spinulae genome harbors these coding sequences:
- a CDS encoding PD40 domain-containing protein: MKTMKLLILTLAISFHIAFAQENMENDPSFPLLEGPYLGQNPPGLTPEVFAPGIVSTEHRDLSAFFTPDMKEFYFTRKDVKNKKWLLVVFKSENNRWSESVVGPRVGRPILAPDGKTMHLGSKYMERTETGWSAVKSLGPMFDREDWGIMRLSASTKGTFVFDDYKNNDVIRISTLKDGKRQVPKKMGPVVNTGKWTAHPFIAPDESYLIWDSEKDSGYGDSDLYISFRQQDGSWGVAINMGDKINTSSWESGGYVTPDGKYFFFNRADTDGDIFWVDAQVIENLRPK; encoded by the coding sequence ATGAAAACAATGAAATTATTAATATTGACATTAGCTATATCGTTTCATATTGCCTTTGCTCAAGAAAATATGGAAAACGATCCTAGTTTTCCACTCTTAGAGGGACCCTATCTTGGGCAAAATCCACCTGGCTTAACACCTGAAGTTTTCGCTCCTGGAATTGTTTCGACAGAGCATCGTGACCTTAGCGCTTTCTTCACACCCGACATGAAAGAGTTCTATTTTACTAGGAAAGATGTCAAAAATAAAAAATGGCTGTTAGTTGTTTTTAAATCCGAAAATAACCGATGGAGCGAGTCTGTGGTGGGCCCCAGGGTAGGTCGACCCATCTTAGCTCCCGATGGTAAAACCATGCACTTGGGTAGCAAATATATGGAGCGTACCGAGACTGGTTGGTCAGCCGTGAAAAGTCTTGGCCCCATGTTTGACAGGGAAGACTGGGGTATTATGCGCTTGTCGGCATCCACCAAAGGCACCTTTGTTTTTGACGATTATAAAAACAACGATGTAATCCGCATATCAACGCTCAAGGACGGCAAACGCCAAGTGCCAAAGAAGATGGGGCCAGTGGTCAACACAGGAAAATGGACAGCCCATCCCTTCATTGCGCCAGATGAGTCCTATTTAATCTGGGATAGTGAAAAAGACAGTGGATATGGTGATTCTGACCTGTATATCAGTTTTCGACAGCAAGATGGTTCTTGGGGAGTAGCAATCAATATGGGAGATAAAATTAATACTAGTTCTTGGGAATCTGGAGGATACGTAACTCCAGACGGAAAATATTTTTTCTTTAATAGAGCAGACACAGATGGGGATATATTTTGGGTAGATGCTCAGGTTATTGAGAATCTTAGACCCAAATAG
- a CDS encoding serine hydrolase domain-containing protein, with the protein MKNKTGLLLLILLVLTQNSFAQQKDNLAPEATAAEATLSFRDIPELKKAFIDVAPTDKKDGIRVGKLGIDGGNKAMILTLAQEIADHKYGNFDSFLIAHKGKLIFESYYSRGRINLPHPQASATKAYTSLALGRAIQLGYLSMADLDKPLVSFLKDLDSTKFVEGAEKITLHKALTMRSGIRISKEQREEFEKTPTMLKGQGQVQAYLEHSAPITADSQSFKYQFDPILVMQVIDAVVPGTAKDFIKNELLDKMGITNYGWETSVSGLPSSGSRSSMTSRDMVKWGTLVINKGKWNGEQLVPETFIARSTSKIVNQSDEYDDTTSGVSDTAYGYFWWQADFSTGDKSYLSKSARGGSGQNIYVIEALDLVVVTTTHRPVDSSVSLTATRVLPAFIKK; encoded by the coding sequence ATGAAAAACAAAACAGGACTACTACTTTTAATTCTTCTTGTACTAACACAAAATAGCTTTGCTCAACAAAAAGATAACCTCGCTCCAGAAGCTACAGCTGCCGAAGCCACACTCTCATTCAGAGATATTCCTGAACTCAAAAAAGCCTTTATCGATGTAGCGCCAACCGATAAAAAAGACGGTATCCGCGTGGGTAAATTAGGCATCGATGGTGGCAATAAAGCGATGATTCTTACCCTAGCGCAAGAGATCGCCGACCATAAATATGGTAATTTCGACAGCTTTCTTATTGCCCATAAGGGTAAGCTAATCTTTGAATCCTATTATTCACGTGGTCGTATCAATCTACCGCACCCACAAGCATCAGCGACTAAAGCTTACACCAGTTTGGCACTCGGTCGTGCTATCCAGTTGGGGTATCTGTCCATGGCCGATCTAGACAAACCGTTAGTTAGCTTTCTCAAAGACCTGGACTCAACAAAATTTGTTGAGGGTGCAGAAAAAATCACGCTACACAAGGCGTTGACTATGCGTTCTGGTATCCGCATCAGTAAAGAACAGAGAGAGGAATTTGAGAAAACCCCAACTATGTTAAAAGGCCAGGGACAAGTTCAGGCTTACCTCGAGCATAGTGCGCCTATTACTGCAGATTCTCAGAGTTTTAAATATCAATTCGATCCAATATTGGTGATGCAAGTCATTGACGCCGTCGTGCCAGGCACTGCTAAAGATTTTATCAAAAATGAACTTCTTGATAAAATGGGCATCACGAATTATGGCTGGGAGACAAGTGTTAGTGGCCTGCCAAGCTCGGGAAGTCGCTCGAGCATGACATCACGCGATATGGTCAAATGGGGCACCTTGGTCATCAATAAAGGTAAATGGAATGGCGAACAGCTTGTTCCAGAAACTTTTATTGCAAGATCTACCAGTAAAATTGTCAATCAAAGTGATGAGTATGATGACACTACCAGTGGTGTTTCCGACACGGCTTATGGCTATTTCTGGTGGCAGGCCGATTTTTCCACAGGCGATAAAAGCTACCTCAGTAAATCGGCTAGAGGCGGTAGCGGACAAAATATCTATGTAATCGAAGCGCTTGATCTCGTTGTTGTGACCACTACTCATCGTCCTGTTGATAGCTCAGTATCACTAACAGCGACAAGAGTTCTCCCAGCTTTTATTAAAAAATAG
- a CDS encoding serine hydrolase domain-containing protein, whose translation MNETIKKEGKMVTNNLKQVKTIKTTTGLLLLMLLFLSCKNEPKKNSNVLSTTSPKYETYNYSGFTKEEIYAFHKRIYEGGNWTEYGDLERYFYLNFSQIKEHSRILRSDTPKILEEAPRDDVKNFITTTDLKKGGGLSLNDYVQQVEVNGLIIIHKGKIVFEGYPRMFPTDLHINMVITQVFVSTSIAILEDRGLIDTSKLIDYYFDALKGSGWEGVSVIDILSMSSGIDRVPLETYEVSFDPIKDLATAKSIKPSGTEYQWSNADAMVLTLLIEKISGLTFQDFVEQEIWRKIGSEYSALLGTNTNGTSISYADGMSTTLRDLARFGFAFTPSGRKGANPIISDAHLSKIRNVNKNLNKSRDPKEKKYSSYQWAAVYEDGDFYKGAHGGQGLYISPSKDLVIAYFGTANTDRQSNQLHVISRQLSKSGLFDLE comes from the coding sequence GTGAATGAAACTATTAAAAAGGAAGGAAAAATGGTAACTAATAATTTGAAACAAGTAAAAACTATAAAAACAACAACAGGACTATTACTTTTAATGCTTCTTTTTCTTTCATGTAAAAACGAGCCAAAAAAGAACTCTAATGTCTTAAGCACTACAAGTCCAAAATATGAAACGTATAATTATTCCGGATTTACAAAAGAAGAAATTTATGCATTCCATAAACGTATTTACGAAGGAGGCAATTGGACCGAATACGGCGATTTGGAACGGTATTTTTATTTAAACTTCTCCCAAATAAAGGAACACTCACGCATACTTAGATCAGATACACCAAAAATTCTTGAAGAAGCGCCAAGAGATGATGTAAAAAATTTTATTACCACAACAGATTTAAAAAAAGGAGGTGGGTTATCATTAAATGACTATGTGCAGCAAGTAGAAGTTAATGGGTTAATTATAATTCATAAAGGAAAAATCGTCTTTGAGGGCTATCCGAGAATGTTCCCAACCGATTTGCATATTAATATGGTAATAACCCAAGTCTTTGTGAGTACTTCAATTGCAATTTTGGAAGATAGAGGTTTAATCGATACTAGCAAACTTATTGATTACTATTTTGATGCTCTTAAGGGTTCAGGTTGGGAAGGTGTTTCAGTAATTGATATTCTTTCTATGAGTTCCGGAATAGATCGTGTCCCATTGGAGACCTATGAGGTAAGTTTTGACCCAATTAAAGATTTAGCTACTGCGAAATCAATCAAGCCTTCAGGAACGGAGTACCAATGGTCGAATGCTGATGCTATGGTATTAACGCTACTAATCGAAAAAATTAGTGGTCTTACCTTTCAAGATTTTGTGGAACAGGAAATATGGAGAAAGATAGGATCAGAATATAGTGCCCTTTTAGGAACCAATACTAATGGGACCTCTATTTCATATGCCGATGGTATGTCAACAACACTTCGAGACCTTGCTAGATTTGGTTTTGCTTTTACCCCTAGTGGTAGAAAGGGTGCCAATCCAATAATTTCTGATGCACATTTATCAAAAATTCGGAATGTAAATAAAAACCTCAATAAGTCACGGGATCCAAAAGAAAAGAAATATAGCAGTTATCAATGGGCTGCAGTATACGAGGATGGCGATTTTTATAAAGGTGCACATGGAGGTCAAGGGCTTTATATATCACCTTCGAAAGATTTGGTTATTGCATATTTCGGAACTGCCAATACTGATCGTCAAAGCAATCAACTTCATGTCATTTCTCGACAGCTTTCCAAATCTGGACTGTTTGATCTTGAATAA
- a CDS encoding serine hydrolase, with product MKNMISVLLTIILFQSCAEESNTDTTIDIIKKVEIGLTTRVYIAGDSTWSIEERMKHYGIPGVSIAVIHNGEIAWAKGYGVVDKESKIPVTKETLFQAAATSMPVTAYGALRLVEQNKLDLDENVNSYLTSWKVPENEFTKEKKVTIKNLLNHSAGIHPRGTGSYNINEKTPTLLEILNGISPAKNEPITVNKEPGESVRFAYASYVPIQQMILDVEGKTFPDVMNELVLKPLEMNNSTFNLSLTTEQLTKVATGYLKDGSKVKGGRKIDPALASTGLWTTAEDYAKFITNVQQTLKGKRTKGLSKDLTALMGTPYGVRNSSWSFTLGLGFQLFNRNDEIYLRHHGWNTGFYAEIMAHRDKGYGVVVFTNSTFPEFNAEVMRSVALAYDWDKFVPIHKKIEVEQSLVDKITGRYISNGRIVQVFQKDNQLLYKNILDLEAEELVKVSDSSFVRRNSSRLMQFKPDTENETVNLLYLNRNDGAITSTFIKMNIDKKEPVEFLLEGDFDKALNAYRALKEHDPTYLTVTQNYLNDLGYDFFHEDRMKLSQDVFKVNMMLYPDSYKVYDSYAEACMKTGETDLAILNYTKSLELNPQNNGTRHKLTELQKSE from the coding sequence ATGAAAAATATGATCTCGGTTCTTTTAACCATAATTCTTTTTCAATCCTGTGCAGAAGAATCAAATACCGATACTACAATTGATATCATTAAAAAGGTAGAAATTGGTCTCACAACTCGGGTATACATAGCCGGTGATTCGACATGGTCTATAGAAGAACGTATGAAACACTATGGCATTCCGGGTGTGAGTATTGCAGTCATACATAATGGTGAAATTGCTTGGGCAAAGGGTTACGGTGTCGTGGATAAAGAAAGTAAAATTCCTGTAACAAAAGAAACGCTTTTTCAGGCAGCAGCAACTAGTATGCCGGTAACAGCCTACGGTGCATTACGTCTTGTAGAACAAAATAAATTAGACTTAGATGAAAATGTCAACAGTTATCTAACATCCTGGAAAGTACCAGAAAATGAATTTACCAAAGAAAAGAAAGTTACTATAAAAAACCTTTTGAATCACTCTGCTGGAATACATCCGCGTGGAACGGGATCATACAATATAAATGAAAAAACCCCAACACTTTTAGAGATTTTAAACGGGATTTCTCCAGCTAAAAATGAGCCCATTACAGTAAATAAAGAGCCTGGCGAAAGTGTTCGTTTTGCATATGCAAGCTATGTGCCTATTCAGCAAATGATACTAGATGTTGAAGGGAAAACATTCCCAGATGTTATGAATGAATTAGTGCTTAAACCCTTAGAAATGAACAACAGTACGTTTAACTTATCACTTACTACAGAGCAATTAACTAAGGTAGCAACAGGTTATTTAAAAGATGGTTCTAAGGTAAAAGGAGGAAGAAAGATTGATCCTGCATTGGCTTCAACTGGATTATGGACAACTGCCGAGGACTATGCAAAATTTATAACCAACGTACAGCAAACCCTAAAAGGTAAGCGTACCAAAGGATTATCAAAAGATCTGACAGCACTAATGGGGACACCATATGGAGTGCGTAATTCTAGTTGGTCATTTACATTGGGCTTAGGGTTTCAACTTTTTAATAGAAATGATGAAATCTATTTAAGACATCACGGATGGAATACAGGTTTTTATGCAGAGATTATGGCTCATAGAGATAAAGGGTATGGTGTGGTAGTGTTCACTAATTCTACTTTTCCGGAGTTTAATGCAGAAGTGATGCGCTCTGTAGCCCTGGCGTATGATTGGGATAAGTTTGTTCCAATACATAAAAAAATAGAAGTTGAACAGTCTTTAGTCGATAAAATTACTGGTAGATATATCTCCAATGGTAGGATTGTTCAAGTTTTTCAAAAGGACAATCAACTCCTCTATAAAAATATACTTGACCTAGAAGCTGAGGAACTAGTCAAAGTATCAGATAGTAGTTTTGTTAGAAGAAATTCTAGTCGACTTATGCAATTCAAACCTGATACTGAAAATGAAACAGTGAATTTACTTTACCTAAATAGAAACGATGGAGCAATAACTTCAACTTTTATTAAGATGAATATTGATAAAAAAGAACCAGTAGAATTCCTTCTTGAAGGTGATTTTGACAAGGCACTTAATGCATATAGGGCCTTAAAAGAACATGACCCAACTTATCTTACAGTTACTCAAAACTATTTAAATGATCTAGGCTATGATTTTTTCCATGAGGATAGAATGAAATTATCACAAGATGTTTTCAAAGTGAATATGATGCTCTATCCAGATAGTTATAAAGTATACGATAGTTATGCAGAAGCTTGTATGAAAACCGGAGAAACTGATCTGGCAATTTTAAATTATACTAAATCACTTGAATTAAATCCTCAAAATAACGGTACCAGACATAAGCTTACCGAATTACAAAAAAGTGAATGA
- a CDS encoding serine hydrolase domain-containing protein: MKYSISVLFILILFQSCAEESNTDTTIDLVKKVETGLTTRVYIAGDSTWSIEERMEHYGIPGVSIAVIHNGEIAWTKGYGVMDKESQTPVTTQTLFQASALSIPVTAYGALRLVEQNKVGLDENINSSLKSWKVPENEFTKEKKVTIRNLLNHSAGIYPRRIGGYRYNINEKTPTLVEILNGIYPAKNEPITVNKEPGESIRFEYEHYVPIQQMMLDVEGETFPEIMHELVLQPLEMKNSTFNQSLITEQLTKVATGYLQDGSMVKGRRNIYPAMASFGLLTTPEDYAKFITNIQQTLKGKNTKGLSKDMTALMGTPYGVRNSGWSFTWGLGFQLLNKNDEIYLRHHGWNRGFYAEIVAHRDKGYGVVVFTNSTFPAFNAEVIRAVALAYDWDNYVPVHKKIEIEQSLVDKITGRYLANGRILEIFKKDNQLLYKNILDVKAEELVKVSDSIFVKRNSSRLMQFKPNSENKTLNLLYLNRNDGTIASTFVKMNTGKKEPVEFLLEGDFDKALNAYRALKEHDPTYPTVTEGYLNDLGYSFFHKDRMKLSQDVFKVNMMLYPDSYKVYDSYAEACAKIGEIDMAILNYTKSLELNPQNNHARHELNELQKSE, encoded by the coding sequence ATGAAATACAGTATCTCAGTTCTCTTCATCCTAATTCTTTTTCAATCATGTGCAGAAGAATCAAATACTGATACTACCATTGATTTAGTTAAAAAGGTAGAAACTGGTCTCACAACTCGGGTATACATAGCCGGTGATTCGACATGGTCTATAGAAGAACGTATGGAACACTATGGCATTCCGGGTGTGAGTATTGCAGTCATACATAATGGTGAAATTGCATGGACAAAAGGGTACGGTGTGATGGATAAGGAAAGTCAAACCCCGGTAACGACACAAACACTTTTCCAAGCATCAGCATTGAGTATTCCTGTAACGGCATATGGCGCATTACGTCTTGTAGAACAAAATAAAGTAGGCTTAGATGAAAATATTAACAGCTCCTTAAAATCTTGGAAAGTACCGGAAAATGAATTTACTAAAGAAAAGAAAGTAACAATAAGAAATCTTTTAAATCATTCTGCTGGAATATATCCTCGTAGAATAGGAGGATATAGATATAATATAAATGAAAAAACTCCAACACTTGTAGAGATACTAAATGGAATTTATCCAGCTAAAAACGAGCCAATTACCGTAAATAAAGAGCCTGGTGAAAGTATTCGTTTTGAATATGAACACTATGTGCCTATTCAACAAATGATGCTGGATGTTGAGGGGGAAACATTCCCAGAGATCATGCATGAACTCGTGTTACAGCCCTTAGAAATGAAAAACAGTACGTTTAACCAATCGCTTATCACAGAGCAGTTAACGAAGGTAGCAACAGGTTATTTGCAAGATGGTTCTATGGTAAAAGGTAGAAGAAATATCTATCCTGCAATGGCTTCATTTGGATTATTGACAACTCCCGAGGACTATGCAAAATTTATAACCAATATACAGCAAACCCTAAAAGGTAAGAATACTAAAGGATTATCAAAAGATATGACAGCATTAATGGGTACACCATATGGAGTGCGTAATTCTGGTTGGTCATTTACATGGGGGTTAGGGTTTCAACTTCTTAATAAAAACGATGAAATCTACTTAAGGCATCATGGATGGAATAGAGGTTTTTATGCTGAGATTGTGGCTCATAGAGACAAAGGTTATGGCGTGGTAGTGTTCACTAATTCCACTTTTCCAGCTTTCAATGCTGAAGTGATTCGCGCTGTAGCCCTGGCATATGATTGGGATAATTATGTTCCGGTACATAAAAAAATAGAAATTGAACAATCTTTAGTCGATAAAATTACTGGTAGATATCTGGCCAATGGCAGGATTCTAGAAATTTTTAAAAAGGACAATCAACTGCTCTATAAAAATATACTTGATGTAAAAGCAGAAGAACTAGTCAAAGTCTCGGATAGCATTTTTGTTAAAAGAAATTCTAGTCGACTTATGCAATTCAAGCCAAATTCTGAAAATAAAACGCTCAATTTACTTTATCTTAATAGAAACGATGGAACCATAGCTTCAACTTTTGTTAAGATGAATACAGGTAAAAAAGAACCCGTAGAATTCCTTCTTGAAGGTGACTTTGACAAAGCACTTAATGCATATAGGGCCTTAAAAGAACATGACCCAACTTATCCTACAGTTACTGAAGGCTATCTAAATGATCTAGGCTATAGTTTTTTCCATAAGGATAGAATGAAATTATCACAAGATGTTTTCAAAGTGAATATGATGCTCTATCCAGATAGTTATAAAGTATACGACAGTTATGCAGAAGCCTGCGCAAAAATTGGAGAAATTGATATGGCAATTTTAAATTATACTAAATCACTTGAATTAAATCCTCAAAATAACCATGCCAGGCATGAGCTTAATGAACTACAAAAAAGTGAATGA
- a CDS encoding serine hydrolase domain-containing protein, with protein MKNSITILFILILFQSCAEESNTDTTIDLIKKVETGLTTRVHIVGDSTWSIEERMKHYGIPGVSIAVIHNGKVAWAKGYGVMDTKSKVPVTDKTLFQVSTIGMSLTAYGALRLVDQNKVTLSEDINSYLKSWKLPDSEFTKEEKVTIKNLLSHSAGINVHDFQGYSKSSPVPTLIEILNGASPANSNPIIVDKALNENLWISAGGYTIIQQMMMDVEGKKFPELMNELVLQPLEMNNSRFNQSLSPEQLPIAATGYLRDGSMVKGKRHIYPELASNGLWTTAEDLAKFVVNIQQNLKDESNKGLSKDMTELMLTPSAKNRYGQYGLGFSIYNKKDEVYFEHHGWSTGFYSRMTAHRDNGYGVVVLTNTPLPSFVFEVFRSVALAYEWDNYFPVHKKMEIEQSLVDEITGRYLANGRIVEVFQKDNQLFYKNILDVEAEELVKVSDSSFVRRNSSRLMQFKPNSENETLNLLYINSSDGTIASTFVKMNSDKKEPVEFLLEGDFDKALNVYRALKEHDPTYPTVTEDYLNDLGYSFFREDRMTLAQDVFKVNMMLYPDSFKVYESYAEACVKIGEIDLAILNYTKSLELNPQNNGTRHKLNELQKSE; from the coding sequence ATGAAAAATAGTATCACAATTCTCTTTATCCTAATTCTTTTTCAATCCTGTGCAGAAGAATCAAATACTGATACTACCATTGATTTAATTAAAAAGGTAGAAACTGGTCTTACAACTCGGGTACATATAGTCGGTGATTCAACATGGTCTATAGAAGAACGTATGAAACACTATGGCATTCCGGGTGTGAGTATTGCGGTAATACATAATGGTAAAGTTGCCTGGGCAAAAGGATACGGTGTAATGGATACCAAAAGCAAAGTTCCTGTGACTGATAAAACACTATTCCAGGTATCAACAATTGGTATGTCTTTAACTGCATATGGTGCATTACGTCTTGTAGACCAAAATAAAGTAACTTTAAGTGAAGATATTAACAGTTATTTAAAATCCTGGAAATTGCCTGATAGTGAATTTACCAAAGAAGAGAAAGTCACCATAAAAAACCTTTTGAGTCATTCTGCTGGAATAAACGTGCACGATTTTCAAGGATATAGTAAAAGTTCTCCTGTACCCACACTTATAGAAATATTAAATGGAGCTTCCCCAGCCAATTCAAATCCAATCATCGTAGATAAAGCACTTAATGAAAATCTTTGGATTTCAGCTGGTGGCTATACGATCATTCAACAAATGATGATGGATGTTGAAGGTAAAAAATTCCCAGAGCTAATGAATGAATTAGTGCTCCAGCCTTTAGAAATGAACAACAGTAGGTTTAATCAATCTCTTAGCCCAGAGCAATTACCGATAGCAGCAACGGGTTATTTACGAGATGGTTCTATGGTAAAAGGTAAAAGACATATCTATCCAGAATTGGCTTCAAACGGATTATGGACAACTGCAGAGGATCTTGCAAAATTTGTAGTCAACATACAACAAAACCTAAAAGATGAGAGTAACAAAGGATTATCAAAAGATATGACAGAATTAATGCTTACACCATCTGCAAAAAATCGTTATGGACAATATGGACTGGGCTTTTCAATTTACAATAAGAAGGATGAAGTCTACTTTGAACACCACGGATGGAGTACAGGGTTTTATAGTAGAATGACGGCTCATAGAGACAATGGATATGGTGTAGTTGTGTTAACCAATACCCCTCTTCCATCTTTTGTTTTTGAAGTGTTTCGTTCTGTTGCCCTTGCTTATGAATGGGATAATTATTTCCCTGTACATAAAAAAATGGAAATTGAACAGTCTTTAGTAGATGAAATTACTGGTAGATATCTGGCCAATGGTAGGATTGTAGAAGTTTTTCAAAAGGACAATCAACTGTTCTATAAAAATATCCTTGACGTAGAAGCAGAAGAACTAGTCAAAGTCTCAGATAGTAGTTTTGTTAGAAGAAATTCTAGTCGACTTATGCAATTCAAGCCAAATTCTGAAAATGAAACGCTCAATTTACTTTATATTAATAGTAGCGATGGAACAATAGCTTCAACTTTTGTTAAGATGAATTCTGATAAAAAAGAACCAGTAGAATTCCTTCTTGAAGGTGACTTTGACAAAGCACTTAATGTATATAGGGCCTTAAAAGAACATGACCCAACTTATCCTACAGTTACTGAAGACTATTTGAATGATCTGGGATATAGTTTTTTCCGTGAGGATAGAATGACATTAGCACAAGATGTTTTTAAAGTGAATATGATGCTCTACCCAGATAGTTTCAAAGTATACGAAAGTTATGCAGAAGCCTGTGTGAAAATTGGAGAAATTGATCTGGCAATTTTAAATTATACTAAATCACTTGAATTAAACCCTCAAAATAACGGTACCAGACATAAGCTTAACGAATTACAAAAAAGTGAATGA
- a CDS encoding DUF5050 domain-containing protein, with protein sequence MKTNNLKQVKTLTFVTLLLGLIAFCQESDKSKSCTIGYTSLSSGIIEIYQKNTEGKSNIKSTNEKGGYLAWSPDGKRIAFYAKYDDKKTWSIHTMNSDGTNRKRLTHAKNKWDNAPDWSPDGTKIVFAREYKDAEGVWHPEIWIMNSDGSEQTQIKSLKGSNPYFTPDGKIVFSWEFEDKSSAISIADIDGKNIIQLTHNGAKEWHPDVSADGKQIAFMSDRDGNFEIYVMDINGSNQKRLTYNDVRDSMPSWSPDGSQLIFISKTDGISTIYSMNKDGSSVKKIISNGGQAAWLKIIK encoded by the coding sequence ATGAAAACTAATAATTTGAAACAAGTAAAAACCTTAACCTTTGTGACTTTGTTACTTGGCTTGATTGCTTTTTGTCAGGAAAGTGACAAATCAAAATCTTGTACAATTGGTTATACATCATTATCATCAGGCATTATAGAAATTTATCAAAAAAATACTGAAGGTAAATCAAATATTAAAAGTACAAATGAGAAAGGTGGCTACCTAGCTTGGTCTCCTGATGGAAAACGTATTGCTTTTTATGCAAAATATGATGACAAAAAGACTTGGTCTATTCATACAATGAATAGTGATGGCACGAATAGAAAACGATTAACTCATGCAAAAAATAAATGGGATAATGCTCCTGATTGGTCTCCAGATGGAACAAAAATTGTTTTTGCAAGAGAGTATAAAGATGCTGAAGGGGTTTGGCATCCCGAAATTTGGATCATGAATTCAGATGGTAGTGAACAAACTCAAATAAAGTCACTAAAAGGGAGTAACCCTTATTTTACTCCAGACGGTAAAATTGTCTTTTCTTGGGAATTCGAAGATAAGAGTAGTGCTATAAGTATAGCAGACATTGATGGAAAAAATATCATTCAGCTAACACATAATGGTGCTAAAGAATGGCATCCAGATGTTTCTGCTGATGGTAAGCAAATTGCCTTTATGTCTGATAGAGATGGAAACTTTGAAATTTATGTCATGGATATAAATGGCTCTAATCAAAAGCGATTGACATATAATGATGTTCGTGATTCTATGCCATCCTGGTCACCTGATGGTTCTCAACTAATCTTTATTTCAAAAACGGATGGAATATCTACGATTTATAGTATGAATAAGGATGGCTCTTCAGTAAAAAAAATTATATCCAATGGAGGACAGGCTGCATGGTTAAAAATCATTAAATAA